The following coding sequences lie in one Sorghum bicolor cultivar BTx623 chromosome 6, Sorghum_bicolor_NCBIv3, whole genome shotgun sequence genomic window:
- the LOC8076501 gene encoding E3 ubiquitin-protein ligase PUB23 yields the protein MEEEPQPQVEVEVPCYFLCPISLSIMRDPVTLPTGITYDRDGIERWLLTAATCPLTKQPVPADCDPTPNHTLRRLIQSWCALHAADGVDRVHTPKPRADVAALVSRLHDAAAAGSTAPQPQLLAALRELRDVAAESDRNRKLVAAVPGAVDVLAAVFAASANAKSSEGTAAAAAAVRDEALEVVSSLQVPEQCLRRVAETNEALVSALVSALQRSSAASRARAALLLERVTAALPPSRLASLPEQVFREAVELLRDRPAVSRPATKAALHVLVRTAAWGRNRVKAVDAGAVPVLVDMLFDDGAERRACELVLAALDRLCGCAEGRADLVAHGAGVAAVGRKALRVSEVATDKAVRVLRSVARHAATAAVVQEMAHAGVVATLCVVAQSEQYAERTRERARETLRLHARAWRTSPCLHHHLQALYPC from the coding sequence ATGGAGGAGGAGCCGCAGCcgcaggtggaggtggaggtgccCTGCTACTTCCTGTGCCCCATCTCGCTGTCCATCATGCGGGACCCCGTCACGCTCCCCACCGGCATCACCTACGACCGCGACGGCATCGAGCGCTGGCTCCTCACCGCCGCCACCTGCCCGCTCACCAAGCAGCCCGTGCCGGCGGACTGCGACCCCACGCCCAACCACACGCTGCGCCGCCTCATCCAGTCCTGGTGCGCGCTCCACGCCGCCGACGGCGTCGATCGAGTCCACACGCCCAAGCCCCGCGCCGACGTCGCAGCGCTGGTCTCGCGGCTCCAcgacgctgccgccgccgggTCAACGGCGCCGCAGCCACAGCTCCTCGCCGCGCTGCGCGAGCTCAGGGACGTGGCGGCCGAGAGCGACCGCAACCGGAAGCTCGTCGCCGCCGTCCCCGGCGCGGTGGACGTCCTGGCCGCGGTGTTCGCGGCGTCCGCCAACGCCAAGTCGTCGGAAGgcacagccgccgccgccgccgccgtccgcgaCGAGGCGCTCGAGGTCGTCTCGTCGCTCCAGGTCCCGGAGCAGTGCCTGCGCCGCGTCGCGGAGACCAACGAGGCGCTGGTCTCGGCGCTCGTCTCCGCGCTGCAGCGTTCCAGCGCCGCGTCGAgggcgcgcgcggcgctgctccTGGAGCGCGTCACGGCCGCGCTGCCGCCCAGCAGGCTGGCGTCCCTCCCGGAGCAGGTGTTCAGGGAGGCGGTGGAGCTGCTCCGCGACAGGCCGGCCGTCTCCAGGCCCGCCACCAAGGCGGCGCTGCACGTGCTCGTGCGCACGGCGGCGTGGGGACGCAACCGCGTCAAGGCGGTGGACGCCGGCGCGGTGCCCGTGCTCGTCGACATGCTCTTCGACGACGGGGCGGAGCGCCGCGCGTGCGAGCTCGTCCTGGCGGCGCTGGACCGCCTGTGCGGGTGCGCGGAGGGGCGCGCCGACCTGGTGGCGCACGGCGCGGGAGTGGCGGCCGTGGGCAGGAAGGCGCTGAGGGTGTCGGAGGTGGCCACGGACAAGGCGGTGAGGGTGCTGCGGTCGGTGGCGAGGcacgcggcgacggcggcggtggtgcaGGAGATGGCGCATGCCGGCGTCGTGGCGACGCTGTGCGTGGTGGCGCAGTCGGAGCAGtacgccgagaggacgagggagcGGGCGCGGGAGACGCTCCGGCTGCATGCCAGGGCATGGCGGACCTCGCCGTGCTTGCATCACCACCTCCAGGCCCTGTACCCTTGCTGA